AAGTTTGGATTTTGGTTTTCAATTGGGTCTTATTAGATACACCATTGTAggtaaaattaggtttttttttttcgggaaagtttgaatttttgaaaAGAATATTATCTGGGTTTTAGattgatttgtttttctttcaaaagggtaattttgttttgtagaGGATTACTTAATTATTTCTTTAGTTGTTTTCTTTAGTGTAATacgtgtttgtttttttttgggataTAATTATTTGCTTTGTTTAATTACTGTGTTTGAGTGATTCTGATtcatgatgattttttttgtagaatgCAATGAATTGACATGTTAATTTGCTATGTTTTTCATATATTTActcaaaattgtgtttttttttctcatgtGGTTTTTTCTGCTGTTAGGTTCTTGTGATCGGTTCTATTGAGAATTCTCTTAAGTGTTTCTGATTGGTTGACAAATTTTCATTGAACTGCACCAAATGGCTGAGGTATGTAAATAGTGAATCTTggcaaaattgatttttggttCATTCTTTGTCATTTTATACATTTAGCATTTATGCATTACTATAATTGTTGCAGGAGGGTTATAGGGTTACTTTGAATGTTTATGATCTAAGCCAAGGGCTTGCTCGACAACTTTCAATGTCGTTTTTGGGGAAAGCTATTGAAGGAATATGGTGAGTGTCTCAACTTGTTGTAGGTCTATAGCATAATGATCTTGTTCTATTTCTTTAATTCTTTAATTAGTTGTTGCATTCTAAAATAATGTATTAGAGGGTTGTTACTAATTGGATTGAAACTTTTGAATACCATAAGTTGTTCTTTCCTCTTGTAATTTTTAATGTACATTGCCAACATCTCATGTGTGCTATTTTTTGTTGGCATAATATACATTGTTGTCAAAAACATATTGTTGAAGATAACGGCTTCTTCGAATTTACTACTCCTTCTGGTACTTTGTATAAGAGACACTTCACCTTTCAAGATACAgtatttatttaatgaatttagaAAGGTGAATTGACTCTTATAAGAAGGACTGGAGGGAGTCCCGTGAGCCTAGcttagttggtagggacatcgcatatATTATGCATGAGCCAGGATTCAAACCCTGGACaatccacttattcacttttaaggtggaatttctagccactaggctactagacaaaaaaaaaaaaaaggatcggagggagtatttgacataatatACGAAATTAATAGcaatttgtttaaattctgTCATACTATAGCCACACACCAACATTGAAAGATTATAATTTTGGGTGCTCTTTTTATGTCTCAGGCACACTGGAATTGTGGTTTATGGCAATGAGTATTACTTTGGTGGTGGCATACAACATTGTCCTGCTGGATCAACACAATATGGAACACCACTTAAAGTGGTAGATTTAGGTGTTACACATGTTCCCAAGGATGTGTTTGAAATGTATTTGCAGGAAATCAGTCCGCGGTACTTGCCAGAAACCTATAGTTTGCTCACACACAATTGCAACAACTTCAGCAACGAAGTTGCTCAATTTTTGGTTGGTGCTACCATTCCTGATTATATTCTTCAGCTCCCTAATGAAGTTATGAGCAGCCCTATGGGTGCTCTTATGTGTAAGTTATCTCTTATAACACTCTACTCATATCAGAAATTCTTTTGTTTCTTGTCGATATGAGTATGttttttgattgtttgatagaTTGAAGTAACATAGTTCATTTAGTGAAACCTTTTTGGCTTGTAGAAACTGTTTAACCATAGACAACTTAGAAAAACTTCTTAGTCGTTTTCATATAAATATTGTGTTGTTTGTGTTCTAAGGTTTAGTTTTGTCTAATAGTTGTTTTTTCTATTAGAACCGTTAAGAATTCTATATAGACATGACTTTGAAACAAGTTTATAATGGGTGgcatttataatattataagttAGTTTTGTAAAGTCGATCAAGATTAGTTCAATCCGAATTTAAGATGGTTCTAGAGTTTAGGCAAAATCCGTTGGCCGCCTCTTTCGAGTCACGCTTTGAATGTCTCATCTTGTTGGGGTGTCAAGAGGTCCACAATGAATCAGACATGGCGTGAAATTGAGTTTATAAATAGTTCATGTTCATCAATATTTCAAgttggttttgtagggttgtTTCAGTCTAAATAAGCCCTCAAACACTTTTGTGGCTTTTCTACTTAGCATTGCATCACTTTGCACAcatttgtagtagttttttttaaacaacatATGTTGGTgtctaaaatgaatttttttaatgatcatGCATGTTTGATTTGCATAATACATAAATCGATTATTTACttctatattttcaattttacagtGCCAATGATACAAAACCTAGAGACAACATTAAAATCTGGCGGTGTTCCACAAGTACCACAATTTAGGCCTTCATCAAAC
This genomic interval from Trifolium pratense cultivar HEN17-A07 linkage group LG6, ARS_RC_1.1, whole genome shotgun sequence contains the following:
- the LOC123888070 gene encoding desumoylating isopeptidase 1; its protein translation is MAEEGYRVTLNVYDLSQGLARQLSMSFLGKAIEGIWHTGIVVYGNEYYFGGGIQHCPAGSTQYGTPLKVVDLGVTHVPKDVFEMYLQEISPRYLPETYSLLTHNCNNFSNEVAQFLVGATIPDYILQLPNEVMSSPMGALMLPMIQNLETTLKSGGVPQVPQFRPSSNPSPNFASANIQKSSSVPNSSAEKTLTNNKEAVKEEDKKTENAVSSSEKPNTVVKDPLGDARNKVQDEIMKEFNAIMASGTMRASEAATLAARRVMERHGHISVSQS